The window GGGTCTATAGATTGCGACCGGCTTGATTATGTGACCAGGGATTTGGAAAACTCCGGATTTAATTATGGACGTATTGAATATGACAGATTGATTAGATCCATGAGGCTTATTATAATGAATGGTCATTTTCTTTTTTGCCCAGATATTAGAACCTTAAGTACTGTTGAGGACTTTTTTAATCGTAGATGGCTACTTTATAAGTATGTTATATATCATCACCGTGTCATAAAAACGGATTATCTTCTTGAAAAGGCAATAGTCGGCTTGGCAAGGAGTTATTTGGGAAATCCCGAGAAAGAGAATGAGTACAATGGCGGAGTGTTGCCATTAGATATATCTGGTCTTTGGAAAGCTGTAAAGCAGGTATATTCTAACACGAAATATTTTAATGCACTAATTCAATATTTGTAACTAAAAGAAAAGGAGAGATTGAAGAATGCCATTAATAACGAATAACCCAACGTATAAATTTACTAATCTAGTTTTATCAAAAAAAGGGCCATTTACTTTAAGAGAGATATCATCAGACCTGAAAGAAAAAGGATTGGAAAATAATGAAAAGTTTATTAAAGAATCTCTACGCCGTCTTCGAGACGACGGGTTAGTAATAGAGCACGGTCCGTTTTTCTCAGTTGCTTTCGGAGATTATTAATATGGTAGTAAGTTTGGGGTCAGGCTTAAAGTTTACTAAACTAACTGTATTATTCGGATAAGTTGTTATTGGGCCTTCATTAATATCTCCAGAAAAATTCACGATCTATGTGATTCATTAATAATTTTTTAAGTAAAAAATTGTGGAGTGATTACATATTATCTAAACTTGCCATTGACGGGGGAACACCCGTGCGTGCAATGCCCTTTGCCCCCTGGCCATTTTTTGCCGCAGACGAGATTACAGCGGCCGGTGACGTTTTAAAATCCGGCAAGGTGAACTACTGGACCGGGGAAGGAGGGGCGGGAATTTGAAAGAGAGTTTGCCGCCTTTACCGGTTGGCCCTGGCCAACGGAACCGTGGTCCTGGAGCTGGCCCTTTATGCCCTGGGCATAGGCCCCGGCGATGAAGTTATTGTAACCAGCCGTACCTTCATTGCTTCGGCCAGTTGTGCCGTAATGCGGGGAGCCACTCCGGTGATGGCCGATGTGGATCCCGTTAGCCAGAATATCACCGCCGAAACCATTGCAAAGTGTGTTACACCCAGGACCAGGGCTATTATCGCCGTGCATCTCGCGGGATGGCCCTGTGATATGTACCCATCCTTAAACTGGCCCGGGCAAAGGGGCTTTTTGTTATCGAGGATTGTGCCCAGGCTTATGGAGCACTTATAAAGGGCGACCGGTGGGGTCCCTGGGTAGATGTTGCCGCCTTTTCCTTTTGCCAGGATAAAATTATGACCACCGGTGGCGAGGGTGGCATGCTTACCATCAATAATAAGGAAATATGGGAAAAGGCTTAAACTTGTTTAAGCTTACTGTGTTATCTAGATAATTGGATGCAATGCATGCACCCAAACATAGATGTCAATGCTCGGGTAGTTGTTGGGCCTGGCATGCGCCATTCCCAACAACTGCGAATATATTGCATATCGCAATACAAAATAGTAAAATATAAATACCAAGAAGGAGGCGATATGTATGTCGAAAACTACAAGTATTTTTGCTCGTGTTGAGCCGGAAATAAAAGAACAAGCAGAAATGGTGTTAAATAAACTTGGCATACCTATGTCAAGTGCTATTAATATTTTTTTAAGACAGGTTGTTTTGCAAAATGGGCTACCGTTTGAAGTTAAAATCACACATAATAAACCTCTTGCAATTGAGGATTTAACACCTGAAGAGTTTAACAATGAAATTGAAAAAGGGTTTAATGATTTAAGGGCAGGAAGAGTTGTATCTGCGGATAAGGTAGCCGAGCGTATCAATAGGGAATATGGGCATGAGTTATAAAATTATTTATACCGAAGAATCAGAGCAGGATCTTATAAATATTTACAGGTATATTGCAATGAATTTATTAGTGCCGGAAACTGCGAAAAAGCAAATCGATAGAATTATGAATGCAATTAAAGGCCTGAATGAATTGCCCTTGCGGCATAAACTCTACCTGGACGAACCATGGCACAGTAAGGGTTTGAGAGTTCTTCCAGTAGATAGCTATCTTGTATTTTATACAGTAATTGAAGAAGAAAAGACGGTTGCAATAGTAAGAATAATGTATGGTGGACGTAATATAGAATTGCAATTATCAAACACAAAAATTGTTGATTAAATATTAAAATCCATAATGGCATCTCAATTGAGGTGTTTTATTCATGCCTATGCTCGAGGAAAATTCCGTAAGGCCTAACCGATCTTCCGAAATTTCCTAAAAAGGGTCAATCCCTTGCGCCATTCCCAACAACTACCTATGGTCAGGCTTAAAGTTTATTAAACTAACTGTATTATGCGGATAAGTTGTTATTGGGTCTTCATGAATATCTCCAGAAAAATTCACAATCTATGTGATTCAATGATAATTTTTAAGCAAAAATTTGTGGAGTGATACATATTGACTAAACTTGCTATTGACGGGGGAACATCTGTGCGCACAATGCCCTTTGCCCCCTGGCCCTATTTTGCCGCAGACGATATTGCAGCAGCCGGTGATGTTCTGTGTGCATCAAGGGATAAATGGATGTTCCGTGTAGTTTTCATCAACACGGTGCCCGATAGCGATCTCTTTCGGCGAGAGGCCCGCCATGCAGTTTTCCCGATCTTGAGTGTCAAGCATCAGTGAAAGCTTCCAGTGATCCCTGTGTTTTCATGCTAATCATCCTTTCAAATCATCTCTGACTTAAAAATTCAATCTCCTTGATCCATTCGTTAAAATGGGGACAAGCTTGTTTCAAGGCCGGTAATCCAATCTGTCCCACAATCAAAGGACCAACTACTCTCTTGCCATCTTTGTACTCTGGTATTTCTTTGATGATACTTTTTGACGGAGCAGTGTTTACACCATCATTTATCAACTCCGGAGCAATACCTTTGACCGTATCTTTAAGCCGTCTTATTGCCGCATCCTTACCTTGGACATAATAAAATTTTAGTTTATCCAACTCTGCAAACAGTAGTGTCTCAAATTCATGGAGCTGCAAATAAGGAATAAATCGTTGATAATTAATATCTTGAGCAAAAGCTTTTTCCAGTATGGACACTTTATCGTAACAGTTAATATTCGGTAGCAAACTATCCTTACCAGGGAAATCTTTCGGTAAACCATACAAATCAAACATTGTAGTGATATAACTGCTAGGGTCTTGCTTAATCCAATTGATTATATCATTGCGAATCTTAGCGTAGGTAGTAACGCCACCACGATAAACATAAGTCTTCGTCCTGCTGGTGGCCACAGCCCGGGCTACAGCAAAAACTCCTTTCATCGCCAAATGTGGGGCCAGAACTTCACTCACAAAGGTCTCTTCCGTCTGTCCTTCTACTACAACATTCAACCTTATTATATCCATGCCGGCCTACCTCCCAGCACGTTCTTCTCCCATAATTCTCCTATGGTGTAGCTTTCCAACCAGTGACTTAATTCCTTTTCATTCAGCTTCTTAAATACAGACTGTTCTTTAACACGGTCTACCACAATGATGTGCTTCGGCTCAAAATGATCAACCAAGCTGACCGATTGGGTTGAAATGATAATTTGGGTATCTCGGGAGACCATTTTCATTATTTCTGCCAATATACCAATTGCATAGGGGTGAAGTCCCAGTTCAGGCTCATCGATAATTATTGCTTCTGGTAACTTGGGTTGCAATAGCAATGTTGTCATAGCCATAAACCTTAAAGTACCATCAGATAATTGGTGTGGCCCAAATACGTTGGATTTACCCCGCTCTCTCCAGTTCAACATAATGTAATTAGGATTTAGTGCATTTGGTTCCAAAACGAAATCACCGAAAAAAGGGGCAGTAGATTGTATAACTTTAACTATCCGATCATAATGAGGTTTGTGGTTATGC of the Desulfallas thermosapovorans DSM 6562 genome contains:
- a CDS encoding DegT/DnrJ/EryC1/StrS family aminotransferase, whose translation is MALANGTVVLELALYALGIGPGDEVIVTSRTFIASASCAVMRGATPVMADVDPVSQNITAETIAKCVTPRTRAIIAVHLAGWPCDMYPSLNWPGQRGFLLSRIVPRLMEHL
- a CDS encoding DegT/DnrJ/EryC1/StrS family aminotransferase; protein product: MEDCAQAYGALIKGDRWGPWVDVAAFSFCQDKIMTTGGEGGMLTINNKEIWEKA
- a CDS encoding type II toxin-antitoxin system RelB/DinJ family antitoxin, whose translation is MSKTTSIFARVEPEIKEQAEMVLNKLGIPMSSAINIFLRQVVLQNGLPFEVKITHNKPLAIEDLTPEEFNNEIEKGFNDLRAGRVVSADKVAERINREYGHEL
- a CDS encoding type II toxin-antitoxin system RelE/ParE family toxin, giving the protein MSYKIIYTEESEQDLINIYRYIAMNLLVPETAKKQIDRIMNAIKGLNELPLRHKLYLDEPWHSKGLRVLPVDSYLVFYTVIEEEKTVAIVRIMYGGRNIELQLSNTKIVD
- a CDS encoding DUF4276 family protein — translated: MDIIRLNVVVEGQTEETFVSEVLAPHLAMKGVFAVARAVATSRTKTYVYRGGVTTYAKIRNDIINWIKQDPSSYITTMFDLYGLPKDFPGKDSLLPNINCYDKVSILEKAFAQDINYQRFIPYLQLHEFETLLFAELDKLKFYYVQGKDAAIRRLKDTVKGIAPELINDGVNTAPSKSIIKEIPEYKDGKRVVGPLIVGQIGLPALKQACPHFNEWIKEIEFLSQR